A region of Domibacillus sp. DTU_2020_1001157_1_SI_ALB_TIR_016 DNA encodes the following proteins:
- the xylA gene encoding xylose isomerase: protein MTYFENVNKIQFEGASSKNPFAFKHYNPEEVVGGKTMEEQLRFSIAYWHTFTADGSDPFGAGTMQRPWNKYSAMDLAKARVEASFELYEKLGAPYFAFHDRDIAPEGSNLKETNENLDVIVSMIQDYMKTSNVKLLWNTANMFTNPRFVHGAATSSNADVFAYAAAQVKKGLETAKLLGAENYVFWGGREGYDTLLNTDLKLELDNLARFFHMAVDYAKEIGYDGQFLIEPKPKEPTTHQYDTDAATTLSFLRQYGLDSHFKLNLEANHATLAGHTFEHELRTARINGMLGSVDANQGDPLIGWDTDEFPTDLYSTTLAMYEILQNGGLGRGGLNFDAKVRRASFEADDLFLSHIAGMDAFAIGLKTAQRLIEDKAFENVIADRYSSYTTGIGLEIVEGRADFHSLEKYALENSQIQNRSGRQENLKAILNQYLLGSN, encoded by the coding sequence ATGACATACTTTGAAAACGTAAACAAGATTCAATTTGAAGGGGCCAGTTCTAAAAATCCGTTTGCCTTTAAGCATTACAATCCAGAAGAAGTTGTAGGCGGCAAAACAATGGAGGAACAGCTTCGTTTTTCTATTGCTTACTGGCACACTTTCACAGCAGACGGCAGCGATCCATTTGGTGCCGGCACGATGCAGCGCCCATGGAATAAATATTCCGCTATGGATCTCGCCAAAGCGCGTGTTGAGGCGTCATTTGAATTATATGAAAAACTAGGTGCACCTTATTTTGCATTTCATGATCGGGATATTGCTCCTGAAGGCAGCAACTTAAAAGAAACCAATGAAAACCTGGATGTTATTGTTTCGATGATCCAGGATTACATGAAAACGAGCAATGTGAAGCTCCTTTGGAACACAGCCAACATGTTTACTAATCCGCGCTTTGTTCACGGGGCGGCGACAAGCAGCAATGCGGATGTTTTCGCTTATGCAGCAGCGCAGGTGAAAAAGGGATTGGAAACAGCGAAACTCCTTGGTGCTGAAAACTATGTGTTCTGGGGCGGCCGTGAAGGGTACGACACATTGTTAAACACGGACTTGAAACTGGAGCTTGATAACCTGGCGCGCTTTTTCCATATGGCGGTCGACTATGCAAAAGAAATCGGTTACGACGGCCAATTTTTAATTGAGCCGAAGCCAAAAGAGCCGACAACACATCAGTATGATACGGATGCGGCGACAACATTGTCATTCCTGCGCCAATATGGACTCGACAGCCATTTTAAATTAAATCTGGAAGCAAACCACGCAACGCTTGCCGGACATACATTTGAGCATGAGCTTCGAACAGCCCGCATTAATGGCATGCTTGGTTCGGTTGATGCGAATCAGGGTGACCCGCTTATCGGCTGGGATACAGATGAATTTCCAACGGATCTGTATTCTACCACACTCGCGATGTACGAAATTTTGCAAAATGGCGGACTTGGCAGAGGCGGTTTGAATTTCGATGCGAAAGTGCGCCGCGCTTCTTTTGAAGCAGACGACTTATTCTTGTCGCACATTGCCGGCATGGATGCATTCGCCATCGGTTTAAAAACAGCGCAACGATTAATTGAAGACAAAGCGTTTGAAAACGTGATCGCGGATCGTTACAGCAGCTATACAACGGGCATTGGCCTTGAAATTGTAGAAGGACGCGCTGATTTCCACTCGCTTGAAAAATATGCACTTGAGAAC